The Streptomyces sp. NBC_00775 genome includes the window GATGAAGAAGACCTGGCGGTCGCAGAAGAGCGGCATGATCATCGAGTCGATGAACGTGAGATGGTTGCCGGCCAGGATGACCGGACCGTCGCCCGGGATGTGCTCCACGCCCTCCACCCGTGGGCGGAACATCAGGCGCATGATCGGTCCGAGCACTGCCTTGATGAGCGCGAAGCGGGACAACGGGCCCTCCGGTGTCAAGGGATCGGTATGGAAGTCTGTGCAGGTGAGGACGATACTCGCGGCCGCCGGGTGATTGCACATCGGGTTCACCGACTGGATACGCACTGTTGACGCAGGTTTACCTGCGGTGGCGCGCCAGTGGGCGGCCGACATGCGGGCGACACGATGTGACGGACATCGCGCGCCGCACCTGGCGAACGGGTGAACCCGTCCTCGCTGACCGCCTACCCGCCCCTCTCGCTTCGAAGCCGACGGACCGTCATATTCCGCATTCCGTACGACATCCAGGGTCACCCGCGTGTTCGACCGCAGGTCTCCCTCCCGTCATGGGAGGGCACCTACGATCGTCCCGCTTTGACACGCGGGGGCACTACGGCGGGAGGAGCGCTCATGGGGGCGCAGCAGTCGCACGAGTCGCAGGAGTCGAACGGACAGGAGCGGGGCACGGCGCGCCGGGCCCTGCTCGGGGCCGCGGTGCTCGGGGCCGGCGGAGCCGTCCTCGGACTGCCCGGCACGGCGAGAGCCGACGAGCGGCAAGGGGGCGGCAGCTCCTCCGGTGGTTACCGGAGCCTGCCCAAGCCCACCGTCATCGGGCACCGCGGGGCCAGCGGCTACCGGCCGGAGCACACCTTCGGCTCCTACCAGCTGGCCCTCGACCTGGGCGCGGACGTCGTCGAGGCGGGCGACCTGGTGCCCACCAAGGACGGCCACCTCGTATGCCGTCACGAGCCGGAAATCGGCGGGACCACGGATGTCTCGGCGCACCCCGAGTTCGCCGGCCGCAAGACGACCAAGACGCTCGACGGGGTCGCCGTCACCGGCTGGTTCACCGAGGACTTCACGCTCGCCGAGCTGAAGACCCTGCGCGCCGTCGAGCGCATCCCGGCCAACCGCCCGCACAACACCCTCTACGACGGCCGCTGGGAGATCCCCACCTTCGAAGAGGTGCTCCGCTGGCAGGACGAGCAGACCCGCAAGCGCGGCAAGCAGGTCTGGATCTACCCCGAGACCAAGCACCCCACCTACTTCCGCAAGCTGGGCCTCGGCCTGGAGGAGCGGGTCGCGGGGCTGCTGCGCAAGTACGGCAAGGACAAGAGGAACTCGCCCGTCATCCTGCAGTCCTTCGAGCCGAGCAGCATCCAGCGCCTGAACAAGCTGGTCGGCAACCCGCTCGTCGTGCTGCTCTCCGCCGCGAGCACCCGCCCCTGGGACTTCGTGGAGGCGGGCGACCCGCGCACGGTCGCCGACCTCATCACTCCGAAGGGCCTCGCCGAGATCGCCTCGTACGCGCAGGGCATCGGCCCGACCCTCGACCTGGTCATCCCGAAGGACGCGAGCGGCAGCCTCCTCACGCCGACCACGCTCGTCGACGACGCGCACGACGCGGGCCTGATCCTGCACCCGTACACCATGCGCAACGAGAACCCCTTCCTGCCCGCGGACTTCCGCAAGGGCACCGACCCGACCGCGTACGGCGACGTCTTCGGCGCGTTCAAGACGTACTTCGCGACCGGCATCGACGGTGTCTTCTCCGACAACGCGGACACCGCGGTGCTCGCCCGCGCGGACTTCGTCAACGGATGACCCCGCCACCCCGGTTGGGGTGACAGTCGGCCGCCCCGGCAACCTCGCGCCGGGGCGGCCGCGTCGTGCCGCATATGACACACGACATGGTCGCCACGCTCCGCCCGCTCCTCGCCGCCGAGGCCTCGGCCGAGGCCTATGCGTCCGGAGCCGAGCAGAGCGATCTGGAACAGGCCGTCTGGCTGCGCCTCCTGGAGCGACTCGACGCGGGCGGCCCGCCCGTCGACCCGCAGGGGTGGGTGCGCCGCGCCGTACGCTCCGAGGCCCGCCGCAGCCGCCGTACGGCCCGCATCGAACTGCCCTACGCCGCCGAGCCCGCCGACGACCGCGGGCCCGGCCCCGAGCAGCAGGCGATGACCGCCGACCGCCGTCGCGCCCTGCACGCCGCGGTGCGCCGGCTGCCCGGCCGCTGCCCGAGCCTGATGGCGGCGCTGCTCGCTCCGGAGGACCTCACCTACCGGGAGATCGCGGGGGAGTTGGGTATCTCACAGGGCAGTCTTGGTCCGGAACGCTCCAGATGTCTGGGATGTCTGCGTCGATTGCTCGCGGTGGAGGTTGCGGCCCGCTGACGACGGGGATAGGAGTGAGGGACGACCGGCGGAACAGGTGAGCGGGAGGCATGCACACATGGGCATGAGCGTGACCATCTCGGCGGCGACCGAGCAGGACGCCGAGCAGATCCTCAAGCTGCAGTACCTCTGCTACCAGAGCGAGGCCGAGCTGTACGGCGACTACGCCATCGAGCCGCTCACGCAGCCGCTCGACTCCCTCAGGGCGGAACTGGCGGGCGGCACCGTCCTGGTGGCCCGGCTCGGAGAAGAGGTGGTGGCCTCGGTCCGCGGCGCGGTGGACGCCGACGGCACGGCCCGCATCAACAAGCTCATCGTCCACCCGCGCATGCAGAGCCACGGCCTCGGCGGACGTCTGCTCGCCGCGATCGAGGCACAACTCGGCGCGGACGGTGCGGCCAAGTCCTTCCAGCTCTTCACCGGCCACCGCAGCGAGCGCAACCTGCGCCTGTACCGCAAGCACGGCTACGCGCCGGTCTCCCGGGAACAGGTCGACGAGCGGCTCACCCTGGTGACCCTGGCGAAGGGCGCCGACGCGGGCGCGCTCGCGGCCAGCGCATAGCGCTCACCGAGCGGCCGTACGTCTTACCGGGCGGCCGTACGGGCCTTGCGCAGCCAGTACATCGCCGACAGCGGCAGCAGCACCGGGATGAACAGATAGCCCATCCCGTAGTCCGACCACACCGTGGCGTCGGGGAAGGCGGACGGCTCCACCAGCGTCCAGGTCCCGACGATCAGCACACCCGCGAGCTCGGCGGCGCAGCACATCAGCGCCGCCCTGCGGGCCGTCTCGCCGCCGCGTACGAGCGAGTACGTGATGAAGCCGTAGACGACACCAGCGACCGCGGACAGCGAGTAGGCGAGCGGCGCCTTGTCGAACTCCGTCGAGATCTGCACGGCGGACCGCGAGACCGCGCCGACGACCATCACGCCGTACAGCCAGAGCAGCAGCATGCCCGGGCCGCTGATGAGCCGCGTCCGCTTCTTCCGCGTCTCGCCGGGCGCGATCCCGTTCTCCTCCGTGGCCGTCATCTCAGCCTCCCCAGATGTCATAGAGCCGCACCTCAAGGACGGCGAGGACGATTCCGCCGGCCGCCACCGTGACCGAACCCCAGCGGGTGCGCTCCGCCAGCGACATGAAGCCCACGGCCGGAACGCACGCGAAGGCGCCGAGCAGATACGCCACGAAGATCGTCGTGCCCTGCTCCGCCTTCTCGCCACGCGCCAGCTGCACGATGCCGATCACCAGCTGGACCGCGGCGAGCAGCGACACCACGGCCATGCCGATGAAGTGCCAGTCCTTCGTGGGCTGATCACGGTAGGCGGCCCAGCCGCACCAGGCGGCGAGCGCGAGCGCGGCGACGGCAGTGGCAACCGTCAGGGCATCAAGCATGCCGCGACCCTATTACGGCCCAAAAGACCCGGTGCCCTCGCCCCCGGCCGTCAGGCGGTCGCCTCGTCGGCGACGAGCCCGGCGTTCGCGGCCCGCCGCCACAATGTGTGGTGCCACTCGTTGGCGTCGGACGCGGGCCGGCCGGTGAGCACCGGGTTCGGGCCGGTCTCGATGAGATGCAGCAATGTCCACGCGACGCCGTAGCAGTCGTCCGGCCCGAAGCAGCCCACCAGCGCTCCGGCTTCCTCGGCCGTGACAGGTCGCGTGATCGCCTCCAACTGCCGCACCCGCCGGTCGATCTCGTCCTCGTCGGCGTCCCAGTCGGGCAGCGGCCCGTCGCTCACGAAGGCCTGTACTTCGGGTCTCATGCCAGGAGGATCGACGCCGGTGGTCCCGTCCGGCAAGTTCCGGCAGCCCCGTAGGGTCGACGGCATGAAGATCCACGCTGAAGCCCTCCTGTTCGACAACGACGGAACGCTCGTCTCATCCCTGGCGTCGGTGAACCGGTGCTGGACCCGATGGGCGCGGGAGTACGGCATCACGGCCGAGGACTTCGCCCGGATCGAACTGCACGGCCGGCCCGCCGTCGAGATAGCCGCCGACCTGCTGCCCGCCGACATCGTCCCGCAGGCCCTCGCGCGCATCGAGCAGCTGGAGGTCGACGACGTACCCGGCGGAGTCCAGGCGCTGCCCGGCACCCTCGCGCTGCTCGACTCCCTGCCCGCCGAGCGCTGGGCCGTGGTGACCTCCGCCACCCGGCGGCTGGCCGAGGCACGGCTCGACGAAGTCGGCATCCGTCCCAAGACGATGATCGCCGCCGACGACATCACCCGCGGCAAGCCCGACCCCGAGCCCTACCTCCTCGCCGCCCGCGAACTGGGCGTCGACCCGGCCCGCTGCGTCGTCTTCGAGGACGCCCCCGCCGGGCTCCAGGCGGGCCGCGCCGCCGGTATGACCACCGTGGCGTTGGCCACAACCCATCAGGCCCACGAGCTGGACGCCGACCTCGTGGTCAAGGACCTCTCCGCCCTGTCCGTACTGGTCACGCGTACCGGAGTGGAGATCTCCGCCCGCGACTGAAAGGCGTCCACCACTGTCCGCATAGCGGACAGTGGTGGCAGGCTCCACCTGTGGTTCTGCTTTACTTGAACCCATGACCACGACGAGCAGCCGCATCCTTGCGACCGAGGCGACCATGACGCCCGGTGCTCGTTGTATGTGTCGAATGTGCGCCTTCTAGAGGGCCCCTGCACCACCGCCTGATCCCGCGCCCCGAAGCGGGACCGCCGCGCCCTGTGTCCGTACCGCGTACGTGACCGGGCTGCCCCGCGCACAAGTTCTCCCCCCGGATACCTCCGGTTCCATCGCCACCGCGAGAACCGTGCCGCGTTCCCGACCGAATGCACCCGTGCCCGGCGCACACCCACGCCCCGCACTCGACAGTGACGGAATACCCCAGTGATCACGACAACGGGCCTGACCAAGGTCTACCGCTCGCGCGGCCGTGAAGTGACCGCCCTCGACGGCGTCGATCTGCACGTCCGCGAAGGCGAGGTGTACGGCGTCATCGGCCAGTCCGGCGCCGGCAAGTCCTCGCTCATCCGCTGCGTCAACCTCCTGGAGCGTCCCACCTCCGGCACGGTCACCGTCGCCGGACAGGACCTCACTGCCCTCGCCGGCCGCGGACCGCGCGCGGGCAGGGAACTCCGCAAGGCGCGCAGCCACATCGGGATGGTCTTCCAGCACTTCAACCTGCTGTCCTCGCGCACCGTCCAGGACAACGTCGAGCTGCCGCTCGAAATCCTCGGCGTCTCCGGCAAGGAGCGCTCCCGCAAGGCACTCGAACTCCTCGACCTGGTCGGCCTCTCCGACAAGGCCAAGGTCTACCCGGCCCAGCTCTCCGGCGGCCAGAAGCAGCGCGTCGGCATCGCACGCGCCCTCGCCGGCGACCCGAAGGTGCTGCTCTCCGACGAGGCGACCAGCGCCCTCGACCCGGAGACCACCCGCTCCATCCTCCAGCTGCTGCGCGACCTAAACCGGCAGCTGGGCCTGACCGTCCTGCTCATCACCCACGAGATGGACGTCGTCAAGACCATCTGCGACTCGGCCGCCCTCATGGAGAACGGCCGGATCGTCGAGTCCGGCACCGTCAGCGAACTGCTCGCGACGC containing:
- a CDS encoding sigma-70 family RNA polymerase sigma factor, which encodes MTHDMVATLRPLLAAEASAEAYASGAEQSDLEQAVWLRLLERLDAGGPPVDPQGWVRRAVRSEARRSRRTARIELPYAAEPADDRGPGPEQQAMTADRRRALHAAVRRLPGRCPSLMAALLAPEDLTYREIAGELGISQGSLGPERSRCLGCLRRLLAVEVAAR
- a CDS encoding GNAT family N-acetyltransferase, whose product is MGMSVTISAATEQDAEQILKLQYLCYQSEAELYGDYAIEPLTQPLDSLRAELAGGTVLVARLGEEVVASVRGAVDADGTARINKLIVHPRMQSHGLGGRLLAAIEAQLGADGAAKSFQLFTGHRSERNLRLYRKHGYAPVSREQVDERLTLVTLAKGADAGALAASA
- a CDS encoding methionine ABC transporter ATP-binding protein, coding for MITTTGLTKVYRSRGREVTALDGVDLHVREGEVYGVIGQSGAGKSSLIRCVNLLERPTSGTVTVAGQDLTALAGRGPRAGRELRKARSHIGMVFQHFNLLSSRTVQDNVELPLEILGVSGKERSRKALELLDLVGLSDKAKVYPAQLSGGQKQRVGIARALAGDPKVLLSDEATSALDPETTRSILQLLRDLNRQLGLTVLLITHEMDVVKTICDSAALMENGRIVESGTVSELLATPGSELASALFPVSGDATGDDRTVIDVTFHGEAATQPVISQLSRTYNIDISILGAAMDTVAGKQVGRMRIELPGRYEDNVVPIGFLREQGLQIDIQGQEPVLVKEGAK
- a CDS encoding HAD family hydrolase — encoded protein: MKIHAEALLFDNDGTLVSSLASVNRCWTRWAREYGITAEDFARIELHGRPAVEIAADLLPADIVPQALARIEQLEVDDVPGGVQALPGTLALLDSLPAERWAVVTSATRRLAEARLDEVGIRPKTMIAADDITRGKPDPEPYLLAARELGVDPARCVVFEDAPAGLQAGRAAGMTTVALATTHQAHELDADLVVKDLSALSVLVTRTGVEISARD
- a CDS encoding glycerophosphodiester phosphodiesterase, with amino-acid sequence MGAQQSHESQESNGQERGTARRALLGAAVLGAGGAVLGLPGTARADERQGGGSSSGGYRSLPKPTVIGHRGASGYRPEHTFGSYQLALDLGADVVEAGDLVPTKDGHLVCRHEPEIGGTTDVSAHPEFAGRKTTKTLDGVAVTGWFTEDFTLAELKTLRAVERIPANRPHNTLYDGRWEIPTFEEVLRWQDEQTRKRGKQVWIYPETKHPTYFRKLGLGLEERVAGLLRKYGKDKRNSPVILQSFEPSSIQRLNKLVGNPLVVLLSAASTRPWDFVEAGDPRTVADLITPKGLAEIASYAQGIGPTLDLVIPKDASGSLLTPTTLVDDAHDAGLILHPYTMRNENPFLPADFRKGTDPTAYGDVFGAFKTYFATGIDGVFSDNADTAVLARADFVNG